One segment of Rosa chinensis cultivar Old Blush chromosome 6, RchiOBHm-V2, whole genome shotgun sequence DNA contains the following:
- the LOC112169702 gene encoding protein ALP1-like, whose product MEFDFILFELQLVLNDFKLVLSLLAMSEMDMYGADEEEEQFYEAVKILLMAIQAVIYVLYELVFSIRGEHIRRPLTRRPVTSSGYIYMHNILDRDPQIFRDVYRMYPDVFRKLCSILKAKTPLRDTRHICVEEMLATFLLVVGQNNRYSEARLIFERSHFAVSRSFNKVLKALNTIAPQFMAKPESIPPNIRESTRFYPYFKDCVGAIDGTHIPATVVGREFIYVISGWEGSAHDSKVLNDAISRRNGLKVPPGKYYLGDCGFPNRRQFLAPFRGTRYHLKDFGGEGNHPVNAIELFNLRHASLRNVIERIFGIFKSRFTIFKSAPPFLYKTQAELVLACAGLHNFLRQECRSDEFPPEPEDDPIDNHEDNFEWDDFQTQDQQRENANEWRMSIATHMWTDAQPNANNENNDNQESENEGEE is encoded by the exons atggagtttgattttattttgtttgaattgCAGCTTGTTTTGAATGATTTTAAACTG GTGCTTTCTCTATTAGCAATGTCTGAAATGGACATGTATGGagctgatgaagaggaagagcagTTTTACGAGGCTGTTAAGATATTATTAATGGCAATACAAGCAGTGATTTATGTGTTATACGAACTTGTGTTCAGCATACGTGGTGAACATATTAGACGTCCGCTGACTCGTCGACCAGTGACATCAAGTGGATACATATATATGCACAACATATTGGACAGAGACCCTCAAATCTTTAGAGATGTGTATAGAATGTATCCTGACGTGTTTCGAAAATTATGTAGCATCCTAAAAGCGAAAACACCTTTACGGGATACAAGACACATTTGTGTTGAAGAAATGCTTGCAACCTTTTTACTAGTTGTCGGCCAAAATAATCGATACAGTGAAGCTCGGCTGATATTTGAGCGATCTCATTTTGCTGTTAGCAGAAGTTTCAACAAAGTCTTGAAGGCCTTGAATACAATAGCACCACAGTTTATGGCTAAACCTGAATCCATACCACCTAACATAAGAGAAAGTACAAGGTTCTATCCTTACTTTAAG gaTTGTGTCGGAGCTATAGATGGCACGCATATTCCTGCAACGGTAGTTGGACGTGAG TTCATATATGTGATTAGTGGATGGGAGGGTTCCGCTCATGATTCAAAAGTGTTGAATGATGCGATTTCTAGACGAAATGGACTCAAAGTGCCACCAG gtaAATATTACTTAGGGGACTGCGGATTCCCAAATCGACGTCAGTTCCTAGCTCCATTTCGAGGTACTCGATATCACCTCAAAGATTttggtggtgaaggaaatcatccTGTCAATGCAATTGAGTTATTCAATCTTCGCCATGCTTCCTTGAGGAACGTAATTGAGAGAATATTTGGAATATTTAAGTCGcgtttcacaatcttcaaatcAGCACCACCATTTTTATATAAGACACAAGCAGAACTAGTTTTGGCTTGTGCAGGACTGCACAATTTTCTTCGACAGGAATGTCGTTCAGATGAATTTCCTCCTGAACCAGAAGACGATCCGATAGACAATCACGAAGATAATTTTGAATGGGATGATTTTCAAACCCAAGATCAGCAAAGAGAGAATGCTAATGAATGGAGAATGAGTATTGCTACTCATATGTGGACAGATGCCCAACCAAAtgccaacaatgaaaacaatgacaatcaagaaagtgaaaatgaggGAGAAGAATAA
- the LOC112171247 gene encoding uncharacterized mitochondrial protein AtMg00810-like: MLLLLYVDDIILTGNQPELLSSFVTTLNKDFELSDLGGLSYFLGLEAKPTSTGLRLSQTKYTMDLLHRHSMTACQPCTTPVCATSQLSHLQGDLLPDGTEYRQIVGALQYLTFTSPDIAYAVHHVAQFMSAPRTSHLIAAKRILRYLKGTPDFGLSFRRSSSPLTLCAYSDADWDGCPDTRRSTTGICVFLGPNLISWCAKKQQAVSRSSAEAEYRSLAHACADTIWISYLLTELQFSPPRPIILLCDNLSTTYMASNPVFHARTKHIELDYHYIRQYLLFGAHRVQFTPSPDQIADIFTKGLSRQRFDLLRSNLVSPGSSDLRGSAKSPN, encoded by the coding sequence ATGTTGCTTTTACTGTATGTGGACGACATTATTCTGACTGGGAATCAACCTGAACTTCTCTCTTCGTTTGTCACCACTCTTAACAAAGATTTTGAGCTCAGTGATCTTGGTGGTCTTTCCTACTTTTTGGGTTTAGAAGCTAAACCTACTTCTACCGGTCTTCGACTCTCTCAGACCAAGTACACCATGGATCTCCTTCATCGCCACTCCATGACTGCGTGCCAACCTTGTACTACACCGGTTTGTGCTACTTCTCAGCTGTCTCACCTGCAAGGTGATTTGCTGCCTGATGGCACTGAGTATCGGCAAATTGTGGGCGCTCTTCAATACTTGACATTCACTAGCCCTGATATTGCCTATGCTGTTCACCATGTTGCTCAATTTATGAGTGCTCCTCGCACCTCTCATCTCATTGCCGCTAAACGTATACTTCGCTATCTGAAAGGGACTCCAGACTTTGGTTTGTCTTTTCGTCGCTCCTCGAGTCCTCTCACTCTTTGTGCTTATTCGGATGCGGATTGGGATGGATGTCCTGACACTCGACGTTCCACCACAGGTATATGTGTGTTTTTAGGACCTAATCTTATATCTTGGTGTGCTAAGAAGCAACAGGCTGTTTCTCGCTCCTCTGCTGAAGCTGAGTATCGTTCTCTTGCTCATGCTTGTGCTGATACTATCTGGATTTCATATCTCCTCACTGAACTTCAGTTTTCACCTCCTCGACCCATCATCCTTTTGTGTGACAACCTCAGTACCACTTACATGGCCTCTAATCCAGTCTTTCATGCCCGTACCAAGCATATTGAACTCGATTATCACTACATCCGCCAATACCTTCTTTTTGGTGCTCATCGCGTTCAATTCACTCCATCTCCAGATCAGATTGCCGATATCTTCACTAAAGGTCTTTCCCGCCAGCGGTTTGATCTTCTACGGTCAAATCTTGTCTCTCCTGGATCGTCAGATTTGCGGGGGAGTGCTAAATCACCTAATTAA
- the LOC112172020 gene encoding uncharacterized protein LOC112172020 — protein sequence MTHTREDGTVVDAESADIIAKFKNGLKEYEDRQEILTDEIWHKVYSDVLGPEKRNHVRGYVLGVQFTDVPGVVTEARGMCREVHTLRAAWEQQKQATEDAHVEIKSLRLANINLAEELRHEQAVTMEAHKKKMEDSFAKMKENMMNEVNKLFHNSSSTDDERGVMENQMASKDIIDEEDCVMADQENVEVYSPIMPFDLNSL from the exons ATGACACATACTCGTGAAGACGGAACAGTAGTAGATGCCGAGTCAGCAGATATAATA GCCAAGTTCAAAAATGGATTAAAGGAGTATGAAGATAGGCAGGAGATACTGACAGATGAGATCTGGCACAAAGTGTACAGTGATGTACTTGGTCCAGAGAAAAGAAATCACGTTAGAGGTTATGTTTTAGGTGTCCAATTCACTGATGTTCCAGGAGTTGTCACTGAGGCAAGAGGTATGTGTAGGGAAGTGCATACTCTGAGAGCTGCGTGGGAGCAACAAAAGCAAGCAACAGAAGATGCTCATGTTGAAATAAAGAGTTTAAGGTTGGCTAATATCAACTTGGCTGAAGAGTTGAGACACGAGCAAGCCGTAACAATGGAGGCACACAAGAAAAAGATGGAAGATTCATTtgcaaaaatgaaggaaaacatGATGAATGAGGTAAACAAGTTGTTTCATAACTCATCAAGTACTGATGATGAAAGAGGTGTAATGGAGAATCAAATGGCATCAAAGGACATAATAGATGAAGAGGATTGTGTAATGGCTGATCAGGAGAATGTTGAGGTCTATTCACCAATTATGCCATTTGATCTGAACAGTCTATGA